A genomic segment from Peribacillus sp. ACCC06369 encodes:
- a CDS encoding ROK family transcriptional regulator, producing MSFKRTPSHQKYVNKKRIIQCIQECSPISRAEIAVKLKLSKPTVSLAVDELIQEKWVFEKGIGESSSQGGRRPIQLFFNEKAAYIIGVDIGGTKVKIVLCDLIGNILAEASFSTSTYLHSGLLKQMAIETERLIAKKQIGNDRILGMGVGIPGITQTASGLVIEAPSLGWVQYPFIAEAKRYFDFPIFLDNDVNAAALGEQWLGNAQNKRNLLFIAVGTGIGSGIILNNQLYRGASSAAGEMGYMVTDKEDMKREFKPVFHRYGYLESVAGGKSIGGQFTRAVLKDPHHFLFERAQSFELSGEDAFLSAKKGDTTAMAVINEAIEHLACGIVNAASLLNPEVIILGGGVLNSSEYILPRIREIVDRYLPSLVEMKTSQLGENAGVLGAVSLFLREHDGILNFRDEGDYL from the coding sequence ATGAGTTTTAAAAGAACACCCAGTCATCAAAAATACGTTAATAAAAAAAGAATCATTCAATGCATCCAAGAATGTTCACCCATATCGAGAGCTGAAATCGCCGTTAAGCTTAAGCTAAGTAAACCGACCGTTTCCCTGGCCGTGGATGAACTTATACAGGAGAAATGGGTATTTGAGAAAGGGATAGGAGAATCCTCTTCTCAAGGTGGAAGGAGGCCTATCCAGCTCTTTTTCAATGAGAAGGCTGCCTATATCATAGGGGTTGATATTGGCGGGACGAAAGTGAAAATCGTTTTATGTGATTTAATTGGCAACATCCTTGCAGAAGCTAGTTTTTCAACAAGCACTTATTTACATTCAGGTCTTCTTAAACAAATGGCGATTGAAACGGAACGGTTAATTGCAAAGAAGCAGATTGGAAACGACAGGATATTAGGGATGGGAGTCGGGATTCCTGGTATAACGCAAACGGCAAGCGGATTAGTCATAGAGGCACCGAGTTTAGGGTGGGTACAGTATCCGTTTATAGCCGAAGCGAAAAGGTATTTTGATTTCCCCATTTTTCTCGACAATGATGTAAACGCGGCTGCGCTTGGAGAACAATGGCTGGGTAATGCACAAAATAAGCGGAATTTACTGTTCATTGCGGTTGGCACGGGGATAGGAAGCGGCATAATCTTGAATAATCAGTTATACAGAGGGGCATCCAGTGCAGCTGGGGAAATGGGATATATGGTAACTGATAAAGAGGATATGAAGCGTGAATTCAAGCCGGTTTTCCATAGGTACGGCTATTTGGAAAGTGTCGCAGGTGGAAAATCGATTGGCGGTCAATTTACCAGAGCTGTTCTTAAGGATCCTCATCATTTTTTATTCGAACGGGCCCAATCTTTCGAACTATCGGGGGAAGATGCTTTTTTGTCCGCAAAAAAAGGAGACACGACAGCGATGGCAGTCATTAATGAAGCCATCGAACATTTAGCCTGCGGAATTGTCAATGCGGCTAGTTTGCTAAATCCAGAGGTGATTATTTTAGGAGGTGGTGTATTAAATTCATCTGAATACATTTTACCTAGAATTCGGGAGATCGTTGATCGATATCTTCCAAGTTTAGTAGAAATGAAAACTTCTCAATTGGGAGAAAACGCAGGAGTATTAGGGGCGGTTTCCCTATTCTTAAGGGAACATGATGGCATTTTGAATTTTCGTGATGAGGGGGATTATTTATGA
- a CDS encoding NEW3 domain-containing protein → MKKAFLSLLSLLLVLALLPFGGSAANPEEAKVELWNAVKPLETTVTFLNSGAHPDDERSDFLAYLSRGLGVKTSSLIANRGEGGQNEIGDELDNALGIIRSREMIEAAKITGVKAYHLSETTSDPIYDFGFSKTPEETLGKWGEELTYERLIRFIRTYQPDILMPSFQNDDTQHGHHRTMTILSERAFKDAADPTVFPKQLKQGLSVWQVKKLYLPVSSADQATTSIEIGKYDPIYGMTYPQLGEQSRYLHKSQGMGSDIPAAPRQVHLDLKQSAVDTKSQSDLFAGIPYDFTEWAEKLPRSASKLKGEFKYLQRNLDAVIEAYPNDKRVFSTSQTALANVRSITAQIKKAKLSPAMKNDLLHKLSLKEEQLQNVSYVSSGLDVQAKAASMILTKGQNTNVTITVRNNGKQTLKKVAAALNVPKGWKAKTKAKEVNLAPNKSTTITYQVEVPEDAAYYHAYDESTITTSISYKYGSTKTAIMEELDGTIAVLPDVGLNLSPEDIVVNTSDVKEKIPVTVTLKNYTKGKTAAKVALKIPENWEVHPKKTTVSFNEKSEEKQVKFTLTPPKAIQNGEFQVKAVATVNGKTFDSTIQEISYDHIGTFYYRYPAAINTVAFELLMPASLKVGYIESGFDKVADYLSNAGLNITKLTAADLAEGDLSQYDTIVTGIRAYLSREDLKANNARLLEYVENGGHLVVQYHKPGDGWDAQKTAPYPLTLGNPSIRWRVTDENATVNVSKPESALFNYPNKITTDDWNNWVQERGLYFPMKWDERFETFISMADPNEEPFDGGILMAKYGKGTYLYTNLVLYRQIQGQVPGGYRIMTNLISYGSK, encoded by the coding sequence ATGAAAAAAGCTTTTTTATCGTTGCTTTCCCTTTTGCTAGTTCTTGCATTATTGCCGTTTGGAGGTTCCGCTGCAAATCCGGAGGAAGCCAAAGTTGAGTTATGGAATGCTGTCAAGCCACTCGAGACGACCGTGACATTCTTAAACAGCGGTGCCCATCCTGATGATGAGCGCAGTGACTTTCTCGCTTATCTATCGAGAGGGTTAGGGGTGAAGACATCCAGCCTGATTGCAAACCGGGGTGAAGGAGGACAAAATGAAATTGGGGATGAACTGGACAATGCTCTTGGAATCATCCGTTCAAGGGAAATGATAGAAGCTGCAAAAATCACCGGAGTTAAGGCCTATCATCTAAGTGAAACAACCTCTGATCCCATCTATGATTTCGGATTCTCTAAAACACCAGAGGAAACATTGGGAAAATGGGGCGAGGAACTCACGTATGAACGGCTTATCCGCTTTATTAGGACGTATCAGCCTGATATATTGATGCCATCCTTCCAAAATGATGATACCCAGCATGGACATCATCGAACAATGACAATCTTAAGCGAACGTGCCTTTAAGGATGCCGCTGATCCTACTGTTTTTCCAAAACAATTGAAACAAGGTCTATCGGTATGGCAAGTGAAAAAGTTATATTTACCTGTTTCCTCCGCAGATCAAGCAACCACTTCGATTGAAATCGGTAAATATGATCCAATATACGGTATGACTTACCCACAGCTTGGAGAACAATCCCGGTATCTGCATAAAAGCCAAGGCATGGGCTCTGATATCCCTGCAGCACCGCGCCAGGTCCATCTAGATTTGAAGCAAAGCGCCGTTGATACAAAAAGCCAGTCGGACCTATTTGCAGGCATACCTTATGATTTTACTGAATGGGCTGAAAAACTCCCTCGCTCAGCATCAAAATTAAAAGGTGAATTTAAATATCTACAAAGGAATTTAGATGCTGTTATTGAAGCTTATCCAAATGATAAACGGGTTTTTTCAACTTCCCAAACGGCTCTCGCCAATGTTCGTTCAATTACTGCGCAAATCAAAAAGGCAAAGCTAAGCCCTGCCATGAAAAACGACTTACTTCATAAGCTCTCATTAAAAGAAGAGCAATTACAAAATGTCAGTTATGTCTCTTCAGGACTGGATGTTCAAGCTAAAGCAGCGTCAATGATCCTTACAAAAGGCCAGAATACGAACGTAACCATAACGGTGAGGAATAACGGGAAACAAACATTGAAAAAAGTCGCTGCTGCATTGAACGTACCTAAAGGATGGAAGGCTAAAACAAAAGCTAAAGAAGTCAATCTAGCACCAAATAAATCAACGACAATAACCTACCAGGTCGAAGTCCCTGAAGATGCAGCCTATTATCATGCTTATGATGAATCAACAATTACAACCAGCATTTCTTATAAATACGGCAGCACCAAAACCGCCATCATGGAAGAATTGGATGGAACGATTGCTGTCCTTCCTGACGTTGGTCTTAACCTATCCCCTGAAGATATCGTGGTAAATACATCAGATGTAAAAGAAAAAATACCAGTGACCGTAACCTTGAAAAATTATACAAAAGGAAAAACAGCAGCAAAGGTCGCTTTAAAAATTCCTGAAAATTGGGAAGTTCATCCCAAAAAAACCACCGTATCATTTAATGAAAAATCAGAAGAAAAACAAGTGAAGTTCACTCTAACACCACCGAAGGCAATTCAAAATGGTGAATTTCAGGTTAAGGCAGTTGCCACGGTCAATGGAAAAACCTTTGATTCAACCATTCAGGAGATTTCCTATGACCATATCGGAACCTTCTATTACCGATATCCAGCTGCAATCAATACCGTTGCATTTGAGCTTTTGATGCCAGCTTCATTAAAAGTGGGTTACATTGAGAGTGGATTTGATAAAGTGGCAGATTACTTAAGCAACGCTGGCCTTAACATCACAAAGTTAACTGCAGCTGATTTAGCTGAAGGTGATTTAAGCCAATACGACACGATCGTTACAGGCATACGTGCCTATCTATCCAGGGAAGATCTAAAGGCAAATAACGCGCGCTTACTTGAATATGTGGAAAACGGCGGTCATCTCGTCGTTCAGTACCATAAACCGGGTGATGGATGGGATGCCCAGAAAACTGCCCCATATCCACTTACCCTCGGGAATCCTTCCATTCGCTGGCGGGTAACCGATGAAAATGCCACGGTCAACGTGTCTAAACCAGAATCAGCGCTTTTTAACTATCCAAACAAAATAACAACGGACGATTGGAACAATTGGGTTCAAGAAAGAGGATTGTACTTCCCAATGAAATGGGACGAACGGTTTGAAACATTCATTTCCATGGCTGATCCGAATGAAGAACCATTTGATGGCGGAATCCTCATGGCTAAATACGGTAAAGGCACCTACCTCTACACTAACCTGGTCCTATACAGGCAAATTCAAGGTCAGGTTCCAGGCGGATATCGAATCATGACGAACCTGATTAGTTACGGTTCCAAGTAA
- a CDS encoding extracellular solute-binding protein encodes MKYRKKSLVSVLVLSAALLISGCNGSDTKTNSESGGSKGEKGELEDKIVVYSPHGKDILSKFEKQFEDKYGIDVEWLDMGSQEILDRVRSEKNNPQADVWWGAPSTNFNQAKDDGLLSAYKPTYSDSLEEGFHDPEWYWTGTSQTPEVIMYNSKELSKDEVPKDWDELLDPKWKDEIIIRYPLASGTMRTIFSAMIYRTYKDTNDPQEGYDWLKRLDQNTKEYSANPEMMYNKVAKGEGSLSVWAMPDVVMLKENKNYPFEFVIPESGTPVLTEGIAIVEGAKHPKAAEAFYEFVNSPEAAKTLAEEFYRIPTRSDVKDLPEWITETEIKAMDIDWNAFQKNGDEWMKYWDENIKSGDKEIKE; translated from the coding sequence ATGAAATATAGGAAAAAGTCGCTTGTTTCAGTTCTGGTCTTATCGGCAGCACTATTGATTTCAGGATGTAATGGTTCAGATACGAAAACGAATTCGGAGTCTGGCGGTTCCAAGGGAGAAAAAGGTGAGTTGGAAGATAAAATCGTCGTTTATTCTCCGCATGGCAAAGATATTTTATCGAAGTTCGAAAAGCAGTTCGAAGATAAATATGGTATTGATGTTGAGTGGCTTGATATGGGGTCCCAGGAAATCCTTGACCGTGTTCGATCAGAGAAAAATAATCCGCAGGCAGACGTTTGGTGGGGAGCACCTTCCACGAACTTCAATCAAGCAAAGGATGATGGGCTGCTTTCTGCTTATAAGCCTACCTATTCCGATAGTCTCGAAGAAGGATTCCACGATCCGGAATGGTATTGGACGGGAACGAGCCAGACACCGGAAGTCATCATGTATAACAGCAAAGAACTGTCAAAAGACGAAGTGCCGAAAGATTGGGATGAGCTGCTTGATCCGAAATGGAAAGATGAAATCATCATCCGCTATCCGTTGGCCTCCGGAACGATGAGGACAATTTTTTCTGCGATGATCTATCGTACGTATAAGGATACGAATGATCCCCAAGAAGGATATGACTGGTTAAAGAGGCTCGACCAGAACACGAAAGAATATTCAGCGAACCCGGAAATGATGTATAACAAGGTAGCTAAAGGTGAGGGATCCCTTTCCGTTTGGGCAATGCCGGATGTTGTCATGCTGAAAGAAAATAAAAATTATCCGTTTGAGTTCGTCATTCCAGAAAGCGGAACGCCCGTATTGACAGAAGGTATCGCCATCGTTGAAGGTGCCAAGCATCCAAAAGCGGCTGAAGCCTTTTATGAGTTTGTCAATTCACCAGAAGCCGCAAAAACTTTGGCAGAAGAATTTTACAGGATTCCAACCAGAAGTGATGTGAAGGATTTACCGGAATGGATCACGGAAACCGAAATCAAAGCCATGGATATCGATTGGAATGCATTCCAAAAAAATGGTGATGAGTGGATGAAATATTGGGACGAAAATATAAAAAGTGGAGATAAAGAAATTAAAGAATAA